The following is a genomic window from Thalassophryne amazonica chromosome 14, fThaAma1.1, whole genome shotgun sequence.
AGTCAAAAGGACCTCATTAGAATAAAAGTCCACTATTAGTCCATTATTCcaacaaaaatattttaataaataTCTGATTCAGTCACCATTACTCTGAGTGTCCTAGTTTTAGTGCTCCAATCCTACACTAAGTGgaactgattaaaaaataaataaatcggtTTGCTTAATTTTTAAATAAGTAACTGCAAACATTAAGAAGTAGTTGGactgaagcccccccccccaaaaaaaatgcatGGCAGAGCTGTTTAAGAGACATGTATTATCTAGAAAAATCTGATTAGGactcagtatcggcagatatttGATATTAAATGACTGATCAGGAGCAaaataaacacataataataacaataacccaACAACCTGACTGGGACGTCCCTAGTGCCAATATGAATATAGCCAAAATCATTCAGATTCTGATGTGTTAATtactttgatcctgtaatcaggaTAGTCAGGAACAGAAATCTATAATAATGATTTGAACTTTGATTTGAATTGGTTAATTATTGTTTAAGCCTGCTGTAAATCAAACAGACACTGGTGACTGCATGAAGTCCTAATTATACCTTGGCTTGTTTGAGGAAACGCAGGAATCCGAGCTCCTCGGCCCTCAGGATGAGGAGGGCGTGGCCTCTGCCATCGACGCCTCGAGCGGTTCTGCCCACCCTGTGGATGTACTCCTGCAGACACCAAGAAACGCTTCAAATGAACCTCATCTGCTACATTAACAGACTTTCACAGCAGCTGACAACACAATTCAATGTTTCTAAGCAACCTCAGAAAACTACAAATAATTGTATGTTGTGCCGACGTTCATACATAAGATATTTTCACGACTTCTCGAGCAGACTAATTAAGGAAAATATCAAGGACATTCAATCAAACACGAGCACGACTCTGCTGGGCCTGGGAAGATACACATCATGACACTTGTGGAACACAATTCCACAAGTATTGTCATTCCATTTTACGATAAATTGTGATTTCTTCCGTTTTTGCAACACTAGACCAAGGAGAAAAGTCAAATAggtttaagtaaataaataaatgttcattTTTGGTTACCTGACAACTCTATTTTATTCTATGCGCTGTATGAGCAATCAGAATGTGTGTATTTCTGAGCAGGACATTTTTGCATGAAAGCAACCCTTCCATTGGTTTAGACATTAAGAAAGATGGTGTCAGGAAGCAAATATATTTCCGAACAAGctgtgagggggaaaaaaaaaaaaaaaaaaaaaaaaaaaatcacgattaATGTCCAACAATGCGATCATGTACCcgtgtgtgtctgtttgaaaAGGAGACAACCTCACAGAATACTCAGATTGGGGGACAAAACGCGGCCTCCTCTGGAGCAGTGAGGGGGGTCAAGCGGTTACTTTGCTTgtatccagagcagaaggttcaatTTTGAATTATATAGACCCTACATAAATATTACCATATTGTCTTTTTTTAAACTCGCCAATTAAAATACACAGCAATAATCATAATACCTTGGGATCATCTGGGGGGTCGTACTGGACAATCCAGTCCACTTCAGGGATGTCCAGCCCTCGAGCGGCTACATCTGTACACAGCAAGATGCCCGAGTCGGCGTTACAGAACTGGAAAAAGGTGGTTGTACGTTTAGTCTGCTTTTGTTTTCCCTAAGACagtcaaaaaaaacaacaacaaaaaaaacaagtcaaCTTTGTGGCATTTTCTGGAAGGTGGTTTCTATGACACGAGCACCACAAAGTACTCGAGCACATCAGGAGATGTGTGACCTACATGGATGGCCATGACAGGCAGGTCGATGTAATTGAGCAGCTCGTAGTGGAATTTGACCGACATGCAGGAAGAGAAGAAGACCATCATCTTCTTCTTGCGATTTTTCTTCAGGAAAGTGAAGAGCAGCAGGAAGCGTTTTTCtgatggacacaccacgtagccCTGGAGCACAGCAGAGTCATTACAGATACAGGAGGATGCATCCTTAagtctggttcacacggcaagataattaggccgatatcggacccgatcttccccttccgacaatcttaaagatgccccgacaatcatgatgacactaaagataatctcatcagatattcctgccgtgcgcggtgtgttaagagcgctctgatctgctcggaagaacgtctggagcgctccgatcgcaaatcggggatattcaacatgtcttGGCTTGATATCgtagtgtgttgtgtcctccaaccacaaacgagcacgcagcctgctgaatgtgacgtgcaaccaatcagaaagtgaggtgacagacgcacagagcggaaaataaaatcaaaccaGCTGTTATGGCGCACCAGAGGTCCGGTAGTcacactgtctccactcctttaaagaacaccttttctttttctttttgtattgttttttcccctctgttataaatagtccacaaagtatctccatttgtttaccCTGAAGTCACGTTttatctcgagagattttgtgagatttcctgtctgagctgggaatgtttgtgcgtgaaatctgttcgtgtgtggtgctgtttttaccgtgtgggtgaacaccacacactgtacgaccaaacctattagatctatgatttttttttttatctccacgtgtgtggtctctcaggttttggaaacctatggttagttttaaaatcctgccgtgtgaaccaggctttagcggGACACGTGCACTCAGCACATAATGCCAACACTCAGCTGATCACCACCAAAGACCCCCATCGTACCTGCTCCAGACCATCAACAGTGGCTTTCTCTTTGTCGTCATCGACTCCGACATacagtggctccttcttcagggAAATACGAGCCAGATCCTCCACTTTTCGGGTCTGAGTGGCTGAAAAAAGCATGGTCTGTCTCCTCTCTGGCAAAATAAAGAAACAGAAACTTTAAACCTTTCAAATTTGGACAAAAGAACTGATGGGAAAGTAAAACATGGAGTCAATTTAATACCATATACTGAAGAAGTGACCAACCGACCCAGTAGACAAAATGCACGACTGATTAATAACTGACCCGTTCTTGCtggttcacctttttttttttttttttttttttttttaagagaggtAGTGATGGTGAGATGAGGCCCCGCTGATGTGTCTAAACACAGGGTTatgtgaggtaaatgtgcaatgcaattaaatgtttgaaaactcaatgaattatttatttataacaaacTGTGTTAGGGATCAGAAGCTACAAGCTAATTAACGTTATTGCAAAAAGtacaaaacatgaaaaactgcTTAATTTGGCtactgaacagatgatcatattAGGCAGTAAACATTTGAAAATGCttctgtaatacatttgactttctttcagctgctcccattaggggtcaccacagcagatcagtcattttcatctcaccctgtccgctgtatcttctgtcacaccaatcacctgcGTGCCGTCCCTCAGcacaacctcctctttggcctccctcttctcctcctgcctggtggctccatccccagcatccttctccctatataccctgggtccctcctctgcacatgtccaaaccatctctatCTCGCCTCTCTAACTCATGAACCATCCtatctgagctgtccctctgatatgttcattcctaatgaccctcaaagagaatcgcaacatcttcaactctgtctcctgtctttttgttagtgccaccgtctctaagctgtacaacatagctggtctcactactgtcttgcagcttttctccttcactcttgctgatattcttcagtcacaaatcattcctgccacctttctccacccactccatcctgtctgcactcttcttcacctctttaccatacTCTCCattacagttgaccccaagtatttaaactcatctactttcaccacctctactccttgtaaccgcactattccatcTGGCTCTctgtcattcacacacatggactcagtcttgctcctatttactttcattccccttctctccggagcatatctccacctctctagaCTAGACTCAACACACTTACTACTCTCACTACAGTTCAcaacgtcatctgcaaacatcatagtccatggagactcttgtgtgatctcatccgtcaacctgtccatcactattGCACACAAGAAcgactcagagctgatctttggtgtaatctcacctccaccttcaatgagtctgtcattcctactgcgcatctcactgctatcACACTATCCTTGAACATATCCTGCACTGCCCTCACATGCCACTGCTACGCCAGACTTGCTTATACgaagtctgtccaaaaagtatcgtgcctttttattttttgcaaaaaccatatggatttgaatcacgtgtgattgcatcagccaagcttgaaccttcgcgcCACACtacgagcgccgattgacaggctcaaaccccgctgaaacaaccagatcatttccaacgtgaaggctttgttgatccgggacgtcgtctgactttcacaaaaaaggcagaagcggaattccgccgcgacgcgcggaatacctccgcatgtctgtctcaatgtgccgaaaaagtgctgatgtccgcgtcttccgcaattcctgtgctaatcagacgacataccggatcaagacagcgtccagtttagaaatgaatggcgcattccactgttacaggagtttttgtcatggaaagaggagcggaggaattccgcgcatcgcggcggagccgcatggtgcaaagcaacgccgtgatgaagcctcacaggacatgttggggcatatccagctcatgcacaatttctctgatactcacacgactgaaaagcaactggaagccgtctgaaagccgtcctgtgagaccaacacggaggtggttttgtcccgcgccatgagtggcacggtggcgcaatcctccgcttctcttgccatgaaaaaaactcctgtaacagtagaatgtgccaaaaaagggctgatgtccacgccttctgccttttttgtgaaagtcagacgacgtcccggatcaacaaagccttcacactggaaatgatctggttgtttcagcggggtctgagcctgtcgatcggcgctcgtagTGTGGCATGCTCTCaccagttgtgggcggtctttaaaccgtctggatcactccttaatctgtgtaatccccataaaatcatccctgaaagccatatgaattttccgaatggtgtccagctggaggtctctcacactttctggaaaaatttgatgcagcaaagctccaaatcgttcagacatttattcgcaaaaaaaaatccgacgagaggggtggaccactgctcacacaaagcctgctcacaggcaaatgatgcaaccgacgggcgtgaaaaaactcacgcatgcgcacgaaggttcaagcttggctgatgcaatcacacgtgattcaaatccatatggtttttgcaaaaaataaaaaggtttgatactttttggacagacctcgtacaataccacaactcttctcttggcaccctgtaatAAGATTTCTCTAAATCCAaacacacacaatgcaactcctggCCTTCTCTAGACTTTTCCATCAGCACTCTTAGAGCAAAAATGGCATCTgttgtgctctttcttggcataaaaccatattgctgctcacacatcttcacctgttttctaagcctagcttctactactccttTCTATAGCTTTATGCTGTAGCTGTGCCCATCATGATCGCTTCTTCATGAATGCCTTAAGTGTTTTATAGCAGCCAACATGCAAGCAGATGCAGTTTTAAAGGCACTCTGAAAGCAGGTTCTCCCTCATATccaattatatataataataaaattcTATATTATTtataatcatatatatataaaaagctgTTTAATCTATTATTTCTCATTTCCACTGCACTGAAAGCTTCAGGAATCATGCTCCTCCACACACACTTAACCAATATACAAATTGCACCAGACTATAAATCACAGGACATCTCAGGCTATGGTAATTTGAAGAAAAAGAAAGACTTTCTTTTGAAGATATGGTAATTTGCATTTATTCCTGAAGATGTTTTTAAATTATGTACTTGAAAATTCAGGATGCAAATAATTCTGTGCAGGAGTGTGTGTGGTCGTATGCAGTACATTAAAGTCACAGAGGAAACAGGTGCACGACATCCGATACATACTTGGCAACAGTTTGATGATTTGCTTCATTTCCTCTTCAAAGCCAACCTCCAAGATTCGATCAGCCTCATCAATAACCAAACACTGCAAGTTCTTAAACAAGAACCCGGGCGTATTCTGGAGGCAGAGAAAACACACAATTATTAAAATGCAAGAAAAAACACACTGAGAAATTCTTAGATTTTGATAAATCCTGTTCAACACACAGAGCTGAATTTACAACTGAAACCTTACTGACACACAACTTTACGGTAATTCTGTTGTTATGAAGGTTCATCAGTGCAAAAGTAACATTATCAATGCAACGCTTTCTGTTGCAAAGCAGAACGGACAGGAGAGGCATTACACAAAGCATGTCAGGACCTAAGACCCAAAGCTATGACGGCCTATGAcaaacaatgtaggatcaaaaattaccccaaggttcctcactttgtcagtgtgatgtatgacacatgagcctaggctaagctttaactggtcaaattgatgccaatgtctcaatggaccaggaaccatcatttcagtcttatgagagtttaaaagtaggaagtttctagacatctagcttctcactgatgcaaggcaatcttataaggattttatgtggatgagattaccaacagttatcggcatttataactgagtatcatcagcatagcagtgaaaggtaataaagcgccgcagtatgtgcccaaggggttctatatgaagggagaaaagcagggggcctaagacggacccctgtggaaccccaaatttcatgtctctaaagttagaggtagtgttactgtacaaaacacagtgagaacgagtggtcaagtatgatgtcaaccatgcaagggcactcccagtaatcccaaaatgattttccagcctatcaagtagaatatgatgatccacggtatcaaatgcagcactgagatctaaaagcacaagaaccatagtgctCCAAAATGCATTTCAAGAGCTAAAAACTTAAACAACTGTAGACCAGCCTCTCATCACGTTTTTGTCAGATTTCCTCTCTAAGATGTGTCTCAGCACACCTGCAGGTGGTCCAGTAGACGGCCAGGCGTGGCCACCAGGATGTTGACACCATTGGCCAGTTTCTGAGACTCAGCTGAGCGGTTGCTGCCCCCCATGATGAGGCCGTAAGTGTGCACATGGTGCGTCATCAGCTCCTTCAACACTCCGTAAGTCTGCATGGCCAACTCCCGTGTGGGAGAAAGGATCACCACACCAGTGCCTTCAGTCAGGAAGAGGAGATGGAAATTTATGAGTGACTAGTTACTGTGCTCATGCAAACCTGTGCAACAAACATAATCTTCAAGACTTTACCATTTCTGGGCATGAACTTGAGTTTGTAGATGAGCTCTATGCATGGAATGAGGAAGGCCAACGTTTTACCACTACCGGTCTTTGCAGCAGCCAGGATGTCTCTACAATCAACCACAAGAACACGGTTTTAGCATCAACAGTCACAGAGGCTGCCCCTGCGCTCTCATCAACCCtgcacaaacagaatcctggtcATTTTCAATGCAGCTCTACCTGTTTTTATTAGGTTCATCTTTTGGTCTTGAGTAAAAGATAAACTCACAAAACTCTGAAAATACAGCCAAGGTTGAAAAACCCCAGAGTTCCCCTTAAGTTTAAGTCAGTTTTGAGTGTGAATTAGCACGGCACAAATTTCTGAGTTGAACTCAGAAACACTCCTAAATTTTAATTCAATtgttgaatttgaattgaattttgaaCTGATGTGTGAGAACAGTTGTAAAACAGatgcaataaacaaacaaacaagacagacagacaaagttgATCCTACAATTCTACAGAAAATGACCAAACTTAGAAAGCCTGCGACTTGCCTTCCTTCAAGAAGGGGACGGATGCTTTTGTGCTGGATTTCAGTCATGTGTTCAAATCCCATTTCTTTCACTCCTTTCAGCGTATTCTCACTCACCACTCCGACAAGAGAGGCAAATGACGAGTCCTCAAATGCGCCTGTAACAGAAACATGTAAGACAGTgcgtatacaaaaaaaaaaaaaaaaaaccaaaaacaaaaaggctACATGGCAACTCTTCACAATCATTCTACCTATGATACTATGGCACATAGATCGGCAACTTTGTACTCCATCACTCATGTAGAATTCTGTATTTTTGTTCTTTTCATGACAATCAAAATGAAGACCTCCAAGATCAAACATGTTCATCTTCTTAGGGTGTGACAATACCCAAGATGACTGGGAAAATAGTGGAATATAGTGGAAAATATCACTGGGAAAATAGTGTTTTAGTGGCGGCAAAGTGGATCAGTGGTtggaactgttgcctcacagcaaatatGTCCTAGGATCACTTCCCGcttgatcctttctgtgtggaattaacATGCAAattcttttgacacaaagcagaaagttcgcccacattacacccattttggcatcccttcactggcttcctgtcccagtgagatcagattttaaggttctgctactaacctataaaattattcatggactggcacctccctacctagctgacctaattaaaccttacgtaccagcccgggctttacgttctcagggtgcaggactactttgtgtccctaaggtgaataagaagtctgcggatcacagagctttctcttatcgtgcccctgttctgtggaatgatctccctgcgtcaataagacagtcagattctgtggagactttcaagtccagaattaagatgcacttattttccctttcatatggctagcatactggtacagttttgttttatgctttttactcttaatttatttattagtaattggagcgggcagcGGCCTCAATTttaccgcggcctcaactttacctaaattctgggtcttttagtgaagtttagggctagtggccggcgatcaccttagtatttctcagtgtttcttgtttctgtgtaggctctcagttgtccaggtggtttccatagtagagaagcttgaatcttcgactggactgggttgcttgacgcaaggacgtttcgcttcaaatcgcagaagcttcctcagctaaaattcttgctctggaagtctgacttctgtctgactcttgtaaagaagaatgatGAAGAagaatgtttttcttgttgtttaatgctggcaaattatacagtattttttgtctttctgattctgttttttctctgtttaaggtgcagctccatccagagatgggagttgtattcatgttggcgatcctcctgtcctgtgcgccaatagcatttcttgtatattcgttagtgaattgttctgtgaattgttctataatttatgtttgtagcatggcccaagcagagggtcacccctttgagtctggtctgcttgaggtttcttcctcagagggagtttttccttaccactgttgctctgggggttggtaaggttagaccttacctgtgtgaagcgctttgaagcaactctgttgtgatttggcgctatataaatgaaaataaattgaaactgaaatgctGACgcagggttccctccgggtgctctggcttcctcccacttccaaagacatacagattTGGTGAAGTGAAAACTTTAAACTGACAGCAGGTGAGTGTgtatgtctgtctatatgtggccctgccgcAGCCTTGCGTCCTGTCCATGGTGCACCCTGCCTctaaccctatgactgctgggatagactccagctcccccCCCACCCTtccctggagtaagcaggtatagaaaatgaatgaatgaaacagcTCTTTACTGGAAGGACAgtgacaaaatgcaaaacaatgcATTTGTTTGTTAATAATTTCTACTTGTGTTGCCACACTGTCTGTTGTCATTCGTGTTGTTGCTCCAGACACTGTTTTTGTCACCATCTGTCCCCATCACTGTCACAGGGCAGCTGTCTaggtgaggtgatggtccagtgattAAGCCTTGGGGTTGAAACCAGAGGATATTTGGTTCAAACCCCTGGCATACCAGAAAAATCACTAATGGTACTTGGGCGAAGTCCTAAAATCTGCCAAATCCTCCAGTTGCTCCCGTTGTGCATTTACGCTCCTTACATGGCAGCATCCTAACATCGgtatgtgtgaatgagtgaatgtgagacatcaatGTAAAGCAGTTtgggcttctgattcagatggaaaagtgcaatataaatgcagccaTTTACTGTTTGTCTGATGACTGTTTGTGTCCCCTTAATTTGGGTAACAGGGACAAAAAATTTCTGCAGTAACATTGAAATTATACTCGTAACGGTATGAGCTAATTCTTAACGGTATGAGCTAATTGTGTCTCATGCAAGGCACACACATGCAGGCAAATGTCCTTGTAGATGATCTTGTTGGAACAGTCAGTTGGTGACTCCTCCTGAAGATCTCCACAACAGTTGATGTATGCCCTATTTGACACCCCATTCAAGACGGAAACTTTGAACAGGCAACACATAAGGGCAACATCACCAAGCTGTCTTCCTATGACCTTCCAAACCCAATCAGTATATTTGTACGAGAGAATCAACATATTCTTCTAAACATCTATTACAAATACAAATATCAGTGATAAAAGTAGATCacagaaaaaaatagaacatttttggCAGGGGCCAAAGGCCCAAAGCCCCTGGTGGGGTGGCGGGGGGTTCTCCCGACAAAAAACtgaaatctcagatgcattctggtgcattttcaggtctatttatccaccaaaagaaaaacaacaacaataacagggctgtgaaatgaaaattgtaaaatccgaAGAAAATTCGCAGAGGGTCTGGGGGgccagctccccaggagccggggtctagggccttgtgggactgcagaaaccaaattaaattttcatctactgatacattttcaacatctcctggaagaacaaatctcaaaattagtgcatatttaaatgatcctagattcaacctttcatttgaaccgtcaatgatcatgttgaaataacagaatatgacgtggaagtaggacctggaatgattttccttttaattgtaaaccaaattatgcattaactcagaacaattaaactacatgaaattcatgaagaccgaaaagactgttaaaccatttCAAAaatcacagctaaagcttg
Proteins encoded in this region:
- the ddx18 gene encoding ATP-dependent RNA helicase DDX18 isoform X2, translated to MADLQMKLLRKKIQKRNEKNKERKLQKSRTKHEETVNGLEEDSYQETAASSKTDSELKKKQKRKNDVPVEDTQTEKMSLKKKKKRKLADAAETPVGKKTKKVKETEKEEEEDQQEEESEGATVANDDAELATENPEEEEDKDEDDGEEDSGDEDKGPELPSGLTGAFEDSSFASLVGVVSENTLKGVKEMGFEHMTEIQHKSIRPLLEGRDILAAAKTGSGKTLAFLIPCIELIYKLKFMPRNGTGVVILSPTRELAMQTYGVLKELMTHHVHTYGLIMGGSNRSAESQKLANGVNILVATPGRLLDHLQNTPGFLFKNLQCLVIDEADRILEVGFEEEMKQIIKLLPKRRQTMLFSATQTRKVEDLARISLKKEPLYVGVDDDKEKATVDGLEQGYVVCPSEKRFLLLFTFLKKNRKKKMMVFFSSCMSVKFHYELLNYIDLPVMAIHGKQKQTKRTTTFFQFCNADSGILLCTDVAARGLDIPEVDWIVQYDPPDDPKEYIHRVGRTARGVDGRGHALLILRAEELGFLRFLKQAKVHSASLSSPGVKSLTSSPSWRS
- the ddx18 gene encoding ATP-dependent RNA helicase DDX18 isoform X1; this encodes MADLQMKLLRKKIQKRNEKNKERKLQKSRTKHEETVNGLEEDSYQETAASSKTDSELKKKQKRKNDVPVEDTQTEKMSLKKKKKRKLADAAETPVGKKTKKVKETEKEEEEDQQEEESEGATVANDDAELATENPEEEEDKDEDDGEEDSGDEDKGPELPSGLTGAFEDSSFASLVGVVSENTLKGVKEMGFEHMTEIQHKSIRPLLEGRDILAAAKTGSGKTLAFLIPCIELIYKLKFMPRNGTGVVILSPTRELAMQTYGVLKELMTHHVHTYGLIMGGSNRSAESQKLANGVNILVATPGRLLDHLQNTPGFLFKNLQCLVIDEADRILEVGFEEEMKQIIKLLPKRRQTMLFSATQTRKVEDLARISLKKEPLYVGVDDDKEKATVDGLEQGYVVCPSEKRFLLLFTFLKKNRKKKMMVFFSSCMSVKFHYELLNYIDLPVMAIHGKQKQTKRTTTFFQFCNADSGILLCTDVAARGLDIPEVDWIVQYDPPDDPKEYIHRVGRTARGVDGRGHALLILRAEELGFLRFLKQAKVPLSEFEFSWSKISDIQSQLEKLIEKNYFLHKSAQEAYKSYVRAYDSHSLKQIYSVNTLNLPMVVLSFGFKVPPYVDLNVHSSKGVKLQKRGGGGGFGYQKYKNVHKAKIFKHVTKGRSDRRQFSR